The region actgcttggagtaaccctggattgtaaactgtaatggtcaaaacatgttgatacaggagtagctaagatggggagaagtctgtctataatacaGCGctactctaccttcttaacaacactatcaacaaggcaggtcctacaggccctagtttctaccttaacaacactataaacaaggcaggttctacagaccctagtttctaccttaacaacactataaacaaggcaggtcctacaggccctagtttctaccttcttaacagcactatcaacaaggcaggccctacaggccctagtttctaccttcttaacaacactatcaacaaggcagttcctacaggccctagtttctatcttcttaacaacactatcaacaaggcaggtcctacaggccctagtttctaccttcttaacaacactatcaacaaggcaggtcctacaggcccagtttctaccttcttaacaacactatcaacaaggcaggtcctacagaccctagtgtctaccttaacaacactataaacaaggcaggtcctacaggccctagtttctaccttcttaacagcactatcaacaaggcaggcccTACAGGTCCCAGTTTCTACcgtcttaacaacactatcaacaaggcaggtcctagtttctaccttcttaacaatactatcaacaaggcaggtcctagtttctaccttcttaacaacactatcaacaaggcaggtcctacaggccctagtttctaccttcttaacaacactatcaacaaggcaggtcctacaggccctagtttctatcttcttaacaacactatcaacaaggcaggtcctacagaccctagtttctaccttaacaacactataaacaaggcaggtcctacaggccctagtttctaccttcttaacagcactatcaaaaAGGCAGgccctacaggtcctagtttctaccgtcttaacaacactatcaacaaggcaggtcctagtttctaccttcttaacaatactatcaacaaggcaggtcctagtttctaccttcttaacaacactatcaacaaggcaggtcctacaggccctagtgtctaccttcttaacaacactatcaacaaggcaggtcctagtttctaccttcttaacaacactatcaacaaggcaggtcctacaggccctagtttctaccttcttaacaacactatcaacaaggcaggtcctacaggccctagtttctaccttcttaacaacactatcaacaaggcaggtcctacaggccctagtttctaccttcttaacaacactatcaacaaggcaggtcctacaggccctagtttctaccttcttaacaacactatcaacaaggcaggttctacaggccctagtttctatctccttaacaacactatcaacaaggcaggttctacaggccctagtttctatcttcttaacaacactatcaacaaggcaggtcctacaggccctagtttctaccttctaaacaaggcaggtcctacaggccctagtttctatcttcttaacaacactatcaacaaggcaggtcctacaggccctagtttctaccttcttaacaacactatcaacaaggcaggttctacaggccctagtttctatcttcttaacaacactatcaacaaggcaggttctacaggccctagtttctatctccttaacaacactatcaacaaggcaggttctacaggccctagtttctatcttcttaacaacactatcaccaaggcaggtcctacaggccctagtttctaccttctaaacaaggcaggtcctacaggccctagtttctaccttcttaacaacactatcaccaaggcaggtcctacaggccctagtttctaccttcttaacaacactatcaacaaggcaggtcctacaggccctagtttctaccttcttaacaacactgtcaacaaggcaggtcctagtttctaccttcttaacaacactatcaccaaggcaggtcctacaggccctagttttatcacgtgtggtcaggtgccacaaatagGAATTTAGGAAAAGTAtaattgtctcagaacagggcagcactggccattggatgtacacagagagctaattttaataatatgcatgtcagtctctcctggctcaaaggggaggagacatcgacttcatcactacttgtatctgtgagaagtgttgacatgttgaatgtaccgagctgtctgtctaaactactggcacacagctcagacacccatgcataccccgcaatacatgccaccagaggtctcttcacagtccccaagtccagaacagactatgggaggtgcacagtactacatagagccatgactacatgttactctattccacagtactacatagagccatgactacatggaactttattccacagtactacatagagccacgactacatggaactctattccacagtactacatagagccatgactccatggaactctattccacagtactacatagagccatgactccatggaactctattccacagtactacatagagccatgactacatggaactctattccacagtactacatagagccatgactacatggaactctattccacagtactacatagagccatgactacatggaactctattccacagtactacatagagccatgactacatggaactctattacacatcaggtaactgatacaACAATAGAATTAGATTTAAAAAGCAGATAACACACCTTAttgaacagcggggactgtgaagcaacacaaacatagacacattcataaaaacacacaataacataagcactatacacacacgtacacatggatttagtattgtagatatgtggtggttgagtagaggcctgagggcgcACACtaaatgtgttgtgaaatctgttgtgaatgtattgtaatgcttTTAAAAATCTAGAACTGCCTTACTTTTTGCTGGACTGCCTTGTCAGCAGCTAATGGTGATTCATAAAAATGACAAATACAAACTGTCACCAGGTGAGGGACAGTAATGTTTTTGGTGATACTGTcttgggttgtgggttcgattcccacgggggatcAGTATGAAAATGCATTCACTACTGTAggttgctctggataagtgtctgctaaatgttgAGGCTGTTCCTGTAACAATTCTTAACCTAAACATAAACCTACTAAAACATGAAATAGCATTTATAAAGTTCAGCAGTAATGTTACGATGTGACTGTGCTCCTCTTTCAGCTCAGTAAACAGAGATATCCTATTGTTAGGTCAATACTAACCCGACTGAGAAGAGAGCAGGCTAACAGTAGATAAATGGTCTGTCTGGTGAAATGACTCAAACTATTAGATATTCTGTGTGGCCTACCTGTAGTGGTGCAGCTGCTATCTCGCTGTGTTCTCAGATCCTCAGCACTGCCATACTTCATGACAGAGCTGATAGAAGTCAGAGTGTTGACCAGCTGGCTGTTGATAGAACCAAAGTGGGTGAACTGAGAAGAGCAGGGCTGTCCGAAAGCATCCGCTAGCTCACTGTAGTTCTCAGTCAACAGCATCTGTTGTTCCTGAAGTAGCTTCTGAAGCCTCTCTATGTAGTGGTCTAGTCCTGCCCCCCCCTCCACCTGCTGGGGCGGTGGTATGGCCTGGGCCTGGGGTGGTACAACAGTCGTCACTGCAATGGTCTCCTGGGTAACAGCGGTTCCGTCCAGGTGGGAGGGGCCACATGCAATGTTCCGGGTCTTCAGGCCGACCAGGAAGTTAGTGTGGATGCCGACCAGGCCGACGCCCACCTCTTTGGTCTGGGCCGACCATGCCTCCTCCGTACCGCCGTCTCGCTCCGCTGTGTTTCCCACGGCAACAGACCTAAGGACGACCACAATAGAAACATTTTATTCAACTTTTATGTgttcaaaaaacatgtttaaatgtattgtattatatccACGTGGTTAAAATGTGTTGTTAAATGGTTAAATTAATCTAATAGAAAAAGTACCTGGTTTTGGTCTGTGGGTCTTTGATCAGCCCCTCGCCCACAGCGACAGTCCTTGTGTGATTGGTTAGCGTGCTGGTGTGTTTCTCAGCCGTGTGGAGCAGGGGGGTGTTGGTACAGCCGTCAGCTAGCAccactgtctctgtgttggtgtgttgggaGGCTGTGTCTGGGGTTACCATGACAGCAGAGTCCGTGGTGGTGCCAAGGACAGGGTTAGTCCCCGTGGTAACCAGCTGTCTGATGGGAGAGACGGTGACGTCTCTAGAACACTCCCCAACGCCCACCgacctgctctccctctccctggcctCGGTCTCCTGGGCCTGACACAGCTCTAGACTGTCTACTTCCTCATCAGTGTTTACTCCCTGGTCACACAGccccacctccacccccaccccctgGTCACACACCTCCAACTGCCTCCCCACACACTGGTCCTGCACCTCTACCCTCTCCTGCACCAGCCACCTCTCCATGGGCAGGTCAGGACCCGAAGCAGTGTGTCTCAGGCTGGGTTGACAGGACACCCCTACCCCTACAGTGTGGAGGGTCTCCCCTGTGGAGGCATGGCTGGTCTCTAGATGGTTCCCCACTCCCTGGCTGTGTGTCTGGACTCTCCAGGTCTCTGAGCCAGTGCTCTGGGTGTCTGGCCGCGCCTGGCAGGCCATGCTGTAGGTGTCTGGCCGCACCTGGCAGCCTTTATCAGCCCTCTTCTTATTGGCTCCCCCAGCGGCCTGCAGCTCTAGCTTCAGCTTGGACATCTCCATCAGGTGGGTGGTCTCTCTCAGGTCCACCTCTAGCCGGTAGATCTTCTCCTTCAGGGCCTCGATGGTCTGCTGCTGCAAGTCTAGCTCTGCCTCCACCTCGCTGGTCACGCCCAACATGGCTTCTGTCACGCCCGTCCCAGCACTGCGAGTCTCACGCTGCTCCGTCGCCATTCCGACGTCACAGTAGAAGCGTCGTTGTTGTACCATCGTCATCACCGGCGACTTCCTCTGGGCGACCACCGAGGCGTCGTTCATGTTCTCATCTGGGCCGACCGCCGTGGAGGTGAGCTGGTTGTTGTTATtgtgggtgagagggagggaggtctgGGTCTGCCTGGCCTGGTGAGACCCTTGATCCTGGCTGTTTGCCCCCAGGGCTTGGACCTCTGCAGCCAGCCTCCTGAACTCCTCCATCCCCTTGGTACTCTGACTATGGCCCTGACACTCCTGGCCCTCTGGCTCCATGATGTGCAGCTCCTGGGTCTGTAGGGTATGTGTCTGGGGGTCCAGCTGGTCGGCCAACTGATCAGCACTGCCCACGCTATAGGACCTCTtcctgaaccccccccccactatgCCCCCCACCCCCAGCCTCTGGTTCTTCTGACAGGtcatctgtctcttctcctcctgcagCACGGCTATCttcacctgcaggacaggtatgGTCTTCACCTTGTCCTCTAGCTCCTTCAGCCTCCGCAGTGCCACCACCATCTGCTCCCGGATGTGCTGCAGGTGGAGCGGAGACACGTTGGTGGCCGGCGTGGTCATGCCCGAGGACATGGGGCTGTGGTGCATAGAGGAACCCATGGAAGTGTAGTAGGGGTTGTACTCTCCACTACCTCCACCCCCGTTGGGAAGCAGGGGGGAGAACAGGGAGGTGCTGGACCCCCCCATCCCTCCGAAGGAGGCCAGGCGGTGGCGAGGAGCAGGGCCAGGGGGTTcggagggggaggggggctgcATGAGGTGGCGCTCCTGTTCTAACCTCCTCCTAGTCTCCATCAGGGTCTTCTCAACCTGGGGGTTGAGGAGGGGAGGTTCCCACGGAGAGGGGGGCGGAAGAAGGGGCCGTTGAGGGGCTTCGGCGGGGACGCTCAGGTAGCCCTCGGGGGgtaggggaggaaggggagggggaggctcacaggaagggagaggggcaTGGGCGTGGTAAATCAGGGTGGGGGGAGGGTGAGGCTGGGGGGAGGAGTAGAAGAGGGGACTCTGCTGTGCCTCTTCACTGGAGGAGGGTAGGGAGCCTGTGGAGGTCCATTCAGCCTGGCCCTGCCCACTGTACCCACTGCCCCCACCAGAGCAACCTCCCCTGGGCACGGGCTCCGCCGTCGGCCGGACAGGCCTGGATTTCCGCTGGATGTTCAGCCTCTTGATGGTGTTGCCACGCTGTATGTCGTCCACAtacttcaggaagtccaggtctAGCTGATAGCCATATGGGGGCGTGGCCTCAGTACCCCTGCTGAcagacctctctcctctctctatgggAAGAAGAGAAGAACAAAAGGCATTGGAACTAGAGTCATACCAGGAAACACATGTTGCAGTAAATTGGTTCTGTAACAATGACATTACAGGTATGGAACAATAGCTATAAATGGATCAGAGAATTCAATTCTTTACATGACAACTTTAAACCCCAGTGTTGCTTCTCTGGCAGCTGCTGGGAGAACAGTGGTCTAGTATGACGTGAGAACGTAGCCTCATCACCCGACAGTCATGGCCACAACAAGCATGGACAACATTAGCTACAATACAAAGTTTCACCAAGGACTATGCtgtcaacagcagacagaccgcAATTATATGTTTAAAAAGAAACAAGTTTGGTCATTGAAAAGGGGATGAAGGCTGTGGAAATGGAGTGGCTTGCTACCTCGGGAACTGATGGACCGTGATATTACTCAAACCTGGTAAGACAAACCTCAAAACTAATGTTAGCTTAGCAACATTTCTTTGCAATTCCTCTCTGCTGTAGACATGTTGGTTGTTTAGAAACAAAACCGAGGCGTGCGTAACCATGGGGAAAAACAGACGGGGTCGATTGTTGCCATGGAAAATAtcctccaatgtttattgaaaacataaatacatttgcacttgttgtctctcaaatacatcaaTACAGTTATTGGTTAGCTAGCTATCGGGTTTTAGCCATTTTAGCCATACAtatgcatcgcagcgctagctgtgccaccagagactgggttcgcacccaggctctgtcgcagccggccgtgactgggagtgggtggggcgacgcacaattggcctagcgtcgtccgggttagggagggtttggccggtagggatatccttgtctcatcgcgcaccagcgactcctgtggcggacagGGCACAGTGCGCgccaaccaaggttgccaggtgcacagtgtttcctccgacacattggtgcggctggtttccgggttggatgcacgctgtgttaagaagcagtgcggtttggttgggttgtgttttggaggacacatggctttcgaccttcgtctctcccgagcccgtacgggagttgtagtgatgagacaagatagtaattattaactaccacgaaattggggagaaaagggggtaaaaatgtgaaataaatcaaatggacagtgacgggggtaaggggggatacctagtcatatTTTGCATCGTCACTGCAGGGGATCACGActctcaaaaaaaaaaagtttacttctgaagatcactttagcaccgtcTGTAAAatccgattcaaattcgacacaaaccttcaaataggtatgtaatgacacattatataaactctttatagtgttttatttacatttttagaggcgataaggtgataagttggacagatcgagtgaaaaaaagctattttcccacatgacacctctccttctcactatcacgcattagtttctcttccccacccgccatgtttaaaaagacccgacggagctcattgccttgttgaattatgcagaaacgggcagcatGGAGGTCATGtcattgattctgttggaaaggggagagattgtgctttacaatggtattgacattacagttgatctggaagtattacattTTGGGGCgttaaaataaggtcaattgtacggacaaaggcgatgtacaaaagtgagtgagtttacgttaccgtgaaatgattacttagaagcactttcccaacaatgcagagttaaaaagtattAAAAGATGAGTAAAaacatacaaataaagaaaatagtaacaataacaACAGTCTATAAACAAGGAGTGCCAGTACCACATCCTCACAAAAACAGATATAACAGCAGTATACTGAAAATACTGCGTCTAATTTTGTTTTCCCACTGCAGGAATTTTGCAGTTTAATTGTAGTACACTGCAGTTATTCTGAGTCCAAAAtacagttactgcacttttactgcaacATGTTTTTGTAAGGGCGAGTCAATGTGCGAAGTAGCTGAGGTAATATGTACTTGTTGGTCATCTAACGTTCATCGTACTGTTCCAGCAAAgtgttttttaaagttttttttgtttttatttttacatgtTGTAGAAAGCTAGCCGAGCTAGCTAACTGGTCTACTTTGCTAAGCACCATATTAATTCGCTATGCAGAGTGTGTGGTGTAATTATCATTATAAATCATATCTTTATTGCTTGGTCAACGTACTGTATTTAGTTGCTTCAGCATTGCTATTTATCCTTTAATTTAAGAGCCATAGTGGAGCCTGAGGTCGAGTGGAGCTAATGACGGTTTCATTTCTATttatcctcagccatagtggagcctgaACGTCGAGGGGAGCTattatcctcagccatagtggagcctgaggtcgagtggagctattatcctcagccatagtggagcctgaggtcgagtggagctattatcctcagccatagtggagcctgaggtcgagtggagctattatcctcagccatagtggagcctgaACGTCGAGGGGAGCTattatcctcagccatagtggagcctgaacgtcgagtggagctattatcctcagccatagtggagcctgaGGTCGAGTGGAGCTAATGACGGTTTCATTTCTATttatcctcagccatagtggagcctgaggtcgagtggagctattatcctcagccatagtggagcctgaggtcgagtggagctattatcctcagccatagtggagcctgaggtcgagtggagctattatcctcagccatagtggagcctgaggtcgagtggagctattatcctcagccatagtggagcctgaGGTCGAGTGGAGCTAATGACGGTTTCATTTCTATttatcctcagccatagtggagcctgaACGTCGAGGGGAGCTattatcctcagccatagtggagcctgaacgtcgagtggagctattatcctcagccatagtggagcctgaGGTCGAGTGGAGCTAATGACGGTTTCATTTCTATttatcctcagccatagtggagcctgaggtcgagtggagctattatcctcagccatagtggagcctgaggtcgagtggagctattatcctcagccatagtggagcctgaggtcgagtggagctattatcctcagccatagtggagcctgaggtcgagtggagctattatcctcagccatagtggagcctgaggtcgagtggagctattatcctcagccatagtggagcctgaACGTCGAGGGGAGCTAATGACGGTTTCATTTCTATttatcctcagccatagtggagcctgaggtcgagtggagctattatcctcagccatagtggagcctgaggtcgagtggagctattatcctcagccatagtggagcctgaggtcgagtggagctattatcctcagccatagtggagcctgaaagtcgagtggagctattatactcagccatagtggagcctgaGGTCGAGTGGAGCTAATGACGGTTTCATTTCTATttatcctcagccatagtggagcctgaggtcgagtggagctattatcctcagccatagtggagcctgaaagtcgagtggagctattatcctcagccatagtggagcctgaggtcgagtggagctaatgacgggtgatgtggaggtaaacccaggccctgcatgtccccaggcaccctcatttgttgacttctgtgatcgaaaaagccttggtttcatgcatgtcaacatcagaagcctcctccctaagtgtgtcttactcactgctctagcacactctgctaaccctgatgtccttgccgtgtctgaatcctggctcaggaaggccaccaaaaattctgagatttccatacccaactataacatcttccgtcaagatagaactgccaaagggggaggagttgcagtctactgcagagatagcctgcaaagtaatgtcatactctccaggtccatacccaaacagttcgaactactaattttgaaaattactctctccagaaacaagtctctcactgttgccgcctgctaccgacccccctcagctcccagctgtgccctggacaccatttgtgaattgatcgccccccatctagcttcagagtttgttctgttaggtgacctaaactgggatatgcttaacaccccggcagtcctacaatctaagctagatgccctcaatctcactcaaatcatcaaggaacccaccaggtacaaccctaactctgtaaacaagggcaccctcattgacgtcatcctgaccaactggccctccaaatacacctccgctgtctacaaccaggatctcagcgatcactgcctcattgcctgtatccgctacggagccgcagtcaaacgaccacccctcatcactgtcaaacgctccctaaaacacttctgtgagcaggcctttctaatcgacctggcccgggtatcctggaaggacattgacctcatcccgtcagttgaggatgcctggtctttctttaaaagtaacttcctcaccattttagataagcatgctccgttcaaaaaatgcagaactaagaacagatatagcccctggttcactccagacctgactgccctcgaccagcacaaaaacatcctgtggcggactgcgctaacatcgaatagtccccgcgatatgcaactgttcagggaagtcaggaaccaatacacacagtcagtcaggaaagctaaagccaacttcttcaggcagaagtttgcatcctgtagctccaactccaaaaagttctgggacactgtgaagtccatggagaacaagagcacctcctcccagctgcccactgcactgagactaggtaacatggtcaccaccgataaatccatgattatcgaaaacttcaacaagcatttctcaacggctggccatgccttccgcctggctactccaacctcggacaacagctcccccccccccgcagctactcgcccaagcctctccaggttctcctttacccaaatccagatagcagatgtcctgaaagagctgcaaaacctggacccgtacaaatcagctg is a window of Oncorhynchus mykiss isolate Arlee chromosome 11, USDA_OmykA_1.1, whole genome shotgun sequence DNA encoding:
- the kank1a gene encoding KN motif and ankyrin repeat domain-containing protein 1a isoform X1; this encodes MEQETLETLEIIERGERSVSRGTEATPPYGYQLDLDFLKYVDDIQRGNTIKRLNIQRKSRPVRPTAEPVPRGGCSGGGSGYSGQGQAEWTSTGSLPSSSEEAQQSPLFYSSPQPHPPPTLIYHAHAPLPSCEPPPPLPPLPPEGYLSVPAEAPQRPLLPPPSPWEPPLLNPQVEKTLMETRRRLEQERHLMQPPSPSEPPGPAPRHRLASFGGMGGSSTSLFSPLLPNGGGGSGEYNPYYTSMGSSMHHSPMSSGMTTPATNVSPLHLQHIREQMVVALRRLKELEDKVKTIPVLQVKIAVLQEEKRQMTCQKNQRLGVGGIVGGGFRKRSYSVGSADQLADQLDPQTHTLQTQELHIMEPEGQECQGHSQSTKGMEEFRRLAAEVQALGANSQDQGSHQARQTQTSLPLTHNNNNQLTSTAVGPDENMNDASVVAQRKSPVMTMVQQRRFYCDVGMATEQRETRSAGTGVTEAMLGVTSEVEAELDLQQQTIEALKEKIYRLEVDLRETTHLMEMSKLKLELQAAGGANKKRADKGCQVRPDTYSMACQARPDTQSTGSETWRVQTHSQGVGNHLETSHASTGETLHTVGVGVSCQPSLRHTASGPDLPMERWLVQERVEVQDQCVGRQLEVCDQGVGVEVGLCDQGVNTDEEVDSLELCQAQETEARERESRSVGVGECSRDVTVSPIRQLVTTGTNPVLGTTTDSAVMVTPDTASQHTNTETVVLADGCTNTPLLHTAEKHTSTLTNHTRTVAVGEGLIKDPQTKTRSVAVGNTAERDGGTEEAWSAQTKEVGVGLVGIHTNFLVGLKTRNIACGPSHLDGTAVTQETIAVTTVVPPQAQAIPPPQQVEGGAGLDHYIERLQKLLQEQQMLLTENYSELADAFGQPCSSQFTHFGSINSQLVNTLTSISSVMKYGSAEDLRTQRDSSCTTTDRVQLQVSSEVMQSSEVSQTEVVSPDPRSPPSPATLKHRMDQQMSSALNGRKSALKSIMKKKDGRHVSLGTKKNLQFVGVNGGYETTSSDESEDSSSSDTEEEEEEEEEEEKVFGGGEEAEERNTEEFQNEGAVEAGGSEEEGGGDKLEMRERFELSEKMLAACNVLKNHLNDGKALTSKDVIVYSLVEVTCGADVQAERACVNTVQSEWFWVSSQKTVVPGIVEDYLTAFRDISPAMLRHIVNMADGNGNTALHYSVSHSNFHIVKTLLNANVCNVNQQNKAGYTPIMLSVLAAVEAPKDMAIVEYLFSKGDVNAKASQAGQTGLMLAVSHGRMDMVRALLAQGAEVNIQDDEGSTALMCASEHGHAEIVKLLLAQPGCDATLSDSDESNALSIALEAGHKDIAVLLYAHVNFSKAQSPGTPRLSRKMSPSPTRRGMFD
- the kank1a gene encoding KN motif and ankyrin repeat domain-containing protein 1a isoform X2, with the protein product MEQETLETLEIIERGERSVSRGTEATPPYGYQLDLDFLKYVDDIQRGNTIKRLNIQRKSRPVRPTAEPVPRGGCSGGGSGYSGQGQAEWTSTGSLPSSSEEAQQSPLFYSSPQPHPPPTLIYHAHAPLPSCEPPPPLPPLPPEGYLSVPAEAPQRPLLPPPSPWEPPLLNPQVEKTLMETRRRLEQERHLMQPPSPSEPPGPAPRHRLASFGGMGGSSTSLFSPLLPNGGGGSGEYNPYYTSMGSSMHHSPMSSGMTTPATNVSPLHLQHIREQMVVALRRLKELEDKVKTIPVLQVKIAVLQEEKRQMTCQKNQRLGVGGIVGGGFRKRSYSVGSADQLADQLDPQTHTLQTQELHIMEPEGQECQGHSQSTKGMEEFRRLAAEVQALGANSQDQGSHQARQTQTSLPLTHNNNNQLTSTAVGPDENMNDASVVAQRKSPVMTMVQQRRFYCDVGMATEQRETRSAGTGVTEAMLGVTSEVEAELDLQQQTIEALKEKIYRLEVDLRETTHLMEMSKLKLELQAAGGANKKRADKGCQVRPDTYSMACQARPDTQSTGSETWRVQTHSQGVGNHLETSHASTGETLHTVGVGVSCQPSLRHTASGPDLPMERWLVQERVEVQDQCVGRQLEVCDQGVGVEVGLCDQGVNTDEEVDSLELCQAQETEARERESRSVGVGECSRDVTVSPIRQLVTTGTNPVLGTTTDSAVMVTPDTASQHTNTETVVLADGCTNTPLLHTAEKHTSTLTNHTRTVAVGEGLIKDPQTKTRSVAVGNTAERDGGTEEAWSAQTKEVGVGLVGIHTNFLVGLKTRNIACGPSHLDGTAVTQETIAVTTVVPPQAQAIPPPQQVEGGAGLDHYIERLQKLLQEQQMLLTENYSELADAFGQPCSSQFTHFGSINSQLVNTLTSISSVMKYGSAEDLRTQRDSSCTTTDRVQLQVSSEVMQSSEVSQTEVVSPDPRSPPSPATLKHRMDQQMSSALNGRKSALKSIMKKKDGRHVSLGTKKNLQFVGVNGGYETTSSDESEDSSSSDTEEEEEEEEEEEKVFGGGEEAEERNTEEFQNEGAVEAGGSEEEGGGDKLEMRERFELSEKMLAACNVLKNHLNDGKALTSKDVRACVNTVQSEWFWVSSQKTVVPGIVEDYLTAFRDISPAMLRHIVNMADGNGNTALHYSVSHSNFHIVKTLLNANVCNVNQQNKAGYTPIMLSVLAAVEAPKDMAIVEYLFSKGDVNAKASQAGQTGLMLAVSHGRMDMVRALLAQGAEVNIQDDEGSTALMCASEHGHAEIVKLLLAQPGCDATLSDSDESNALSIALEAGHKDIAVLLYAHVNFSKAQSPGTPRLSRKMSPSPTRRGMFD
- the kank1a gene encoding KN motif and ankyrin repeat domain-containing protein 1a isoform X3 gives rise to the protein MEQETLETLEIIERGERSVSRGTEATPPYGYQLDLDFLKYVDDIQRGNTIKRLNIQRKSRPVRPTAEPVPRGGCSGGGSGYSGQGQAEWTSTGSLPSSSEEAQQSPLFYSSPQPHPPPTLIYHAHAPLPSCEPPPPLPPLPPEGYLSVPAEAPQRPLLPPPSPWEPPLLNPQVEKTLMETRRRLEQERHLMQPPSPSEPPGPAPRHRLASFGGMGGSSTSLFSPLLPNGGGGSGEYNPYYTSMGSSMHHSPMSSGMTTPATNVSPLHLQHIREQMVVALRRLKELEDKVKTIPVLQVKIAVLQEEKRQMTCQKNQRLGVGGIVGGGFRKRSYSVGSADQLADQLDPQTHTLQTQELHIMEPEGQECQGHSQSTKGMEEFRRLAAEVQALGANSQDQGSHQARQTQTSLPLTHNNNNQLTSTAVGPDENMNDASVVAQRKSPVMTMVQQRRFYCDVGMATEQRETRSAGTGVTEAMLGVTSEVEAELDLQQQTIEALKEKIYRLEVDLRETTHLMEMSKLKLELQAAGGANKKRADKGCQVRPDTYSMACQARPDTQSTGSETWRVQTHSQGVGNHLETSHASTGETLHTVGVGVSCQPSLRHTASGPDLPMERWLVQERVEVQDQCVGRQLEVCDQGVGVEVGLCDQGVNTDEEVDSLELCQAQETEARERESRSVGVGECSRDVTVSPIRQLVTTGTNPVLGTTTDSAVMVTPDTASQHTNTETVVLADGCTNTPLLHTAEKHTSTLTNHTRTVAVGEGLIKDPQTKTRSVAVGNTAERDGGTEEAWSAQTKEVGVGLVGIHTNFLVGLKTRNIACGPSHLDGTAVTQETIAVTTVVPPQAQAIPPPQQVEGGAGLDHYIERLQKLLQEQQMLLTENYSELADAFGQPCSSQFTHFGSINSQLVNTLTSISSVMKYGSAEDLRTQRDSSCTTTDRVQLQVSSEVMQSSEVSQTEVVSPDPRSPPSPATLKHRMDQQMSSALNGRKSALKSIMKKKDGRHVSLGTKKNLQFVGVNGGYETTSSDESEDSSSSDTEEEEEEEEEEEKVFGGGEEAEERNTEEFQNEGAVEAGGSEEEGGGDKLEMRERFELSEKMLAACNVLKNHLNDGKALTSKDVIVYSLVEVTCGADVQAERACVNTVQSEWFWVSSQKTVVPGIVEDYLTAFRDISPAMLRHIVNMADGNGNTALHYSVSHSNFHIVKTLLNANVCNVNQQNKAGYTPIMLSVLAAVEAPKDMAIVEYLFSKGDVNAKASQAGQTGLMLAGWT